One genomic window of Lytechinus variegatus isolate NC3 chromosome 1, Lvar_3.0, whole genome shotgun sequence includes the following:
- the LOC121416268 gene encoding tetratricopeptide repeat protein 39C-like has translation MAAASTGRTQSEEIDDVKLSLEGINLLLNNGFKEAMEIFSKYRHYSPLMSAGSSFVSFMNALMTYEDDKLDAAMEDIKETDKLCNSYQDGFMKSLKHRILKKDSSESKLSVEERLQRRILSADCQLYMAMLIFSRNEVTGFIKGGWLIRKGYKLYEKAYRDIGKVYEARGEKMEETPVMLVEDASAALEMEPNSNSMSAESASNHNNEVATLDLEDDASLSQKDLVAVEEDALARLKGGVSFGYGVLQLVISMMPPNLLKVVNLLGFHGNKEFGLKCLDTASHSTDMKAPLAMLTLLWYHTVVRPFFGIDSKNKASCIQAAQKILGERKAAYPNSALVMFYEGRVQKLEGNLDGALKTYEAALEACSEQREIQLICLYELGWCNLMRLNWEESLLAFARLKEESRWAQSYYAYLTAICQGALGQVETAQELFREVPGLTKKKNNQLESFVLRKSNKFKKKLPTQAQAKLMAIEVLYLWKAMPDCKEEALRLMLKECDVAESDKSHRTLISLLKGAIHRCLGNVEIAMQCFEDCMSRSSSKEPEAHAAPYACFELGAMLAGGQATASKGKSLILKAKDGYKDYDFEQRLSVRIHAALQQLKGVD, from the exons ATGGCGGCAGCGAGTACCGGTAGGACTCAATCCGAGGAAATTGATGATGTGAAGTTATCACTTGAAGGCATCAACCTTCTGCTCAACAATGGCTTTAAAGAAGCGATGGAAATATTTTCCAAATACAG ACATTATAGCCCTTTGATGAGTGCAGGGTCTAGCTTTGTCAGTTTTATG AATGCCCTGATGACTTACGAAGACGACAAGCTGGACGCCGCCATGGAAGACATCAAGGAGACGGACAAACTGTGCAATTCGTACCAGGATGGTTTCATGAAGTCCCTCAAACACAGGATCCTGAAGAAGGATTCCTCAGAGTCCAAGCTCAGCGTCGAGGAGAGGCTACAGAGGAGGATCCTCTCTGCAGATTGTCAGCTCTACATGGCCATGCTCATCTTCTCAAGGAATGAGGTCACAGGGTTCATCAag GGCGGATGGTTAATTCGTAAGGGCTACAAGCTCTACGAGAAAGCCTATCGGGACATTGGTAAAGTCTACGAAGCCCGTGGGGAAAAGATGGAAGAAACACCTGTGATGCTCGTGGAAGATGCCTCGGCCGCCCTTGAAATGGAGCCAAATTCAAATTCCATGTCAGCCGAAAGTGCCTCCAACCACAATAATGAGGTCGCGACCCTTGACCTCGAGGACGATGCCTCGTTGAGCCAGAAGGACCTTGTGGCCGTGGAAGAAGATGCCTTGGCCAGGTTGAAAGGGGGCGTGTCCTTTGGCTATGGAGTCCTGCAGCTGGTGATATCCATGATGCCTCCGAACCTGTTGAAGGTTGTCAATCTCCTGGGCTTCCATGGAAACAAAGAGTTTGGTCTAAAATGCCTGGACACGGCTAGTCACAGTACTGATATGAAGGCCCCCCTGGCCAT GTTAACTCTCCTGTGGTACCACACGGTAGTCCGTCCCTTCTTTGGTATTGACAGTAAGAACAAGGCTTCCTGTATCCAGGCAGCTCAGAAGATCCTCGGAGAGAGGAAGGCAGCGTACCCTAACTCGGCATTAGTGATGTTCTATGAAGGAAGGGTACAGAAACTTGAG GGCAACTTGGACGGTGCCTTGAAAACGTATGAGGCTGCATTGGAAGCCTGCTCAGAACAGAGAGAGATTCAACTTATATGCCTTTATGAGCTTGGATGGTGTAATCTGATGCGGCTCAATTGGGAAGAGAGTCTGCTCGCGTTCGCCCGGTTAAAAGAGGAGTCTAGGTGGGCTCAGAGTTACTATGCATACCTCACCGCAA TTTGTCAGGGAGCACTTGGTCAGGTGGAGACTGCCCAGGAGCTCTTCAGAGAAGTTCCAGGCCTTACCAAGAAGAAGAACAACCAACTTGAGTCCTTCGTCCTCCGGAAATCCAACAAGTTCAAGAAGAAACTGCCGACCCAGGCCCAAGCTAAACTAATGGCCATTGAAGTGCTTTATCTGTGGAAGGCAATGCCTGATTGCAAGGAAGAAGCCTTGAGGCTTATGCTGAAGG aGTGTGATGTTGCTGAAAGTGACAAGTCTCACAGAACCTTAATATCACTTCTAAAAGGTGCAATACATCGTTGCCTTGGAAATGTTGAGATTGCTATGCAG tGTTTTGAGGATTGTATGTCAAGGTCTTCTTCCAAAGAGCCTGAAGCCCATGCTGCCCCTTACGCCTGCTTTGAGTTAGGAGCAATGCTAGCTGGAGGTCAAGCG ACTGCAAGCAAAGGAAAGAGTCTCATTCTAAAAGCAAAG GACGGTTACAAAGACTATGACTTTGAGCAGAGGCTGAGTGTTAGGATACATGCCGCCTTACAGCAACTGAAAGGGGTCGACTAA